One Coregonus clupeaformis isolate EN_2021a chromosome 33, ASM2061545v1, whole genome shotgun sequence DNA window includes the following coding sequences:
- the LOC121549048 gene encoding cell cycle control protein 50A-like, with translation MMASSYNAKEEDGHVAVSGGGTIKNKKPENTAFKQQRLPAWQPILTAGTVLPAFFVIGLIFIPIGIGLYVTSNNIKEFEIDYTGTDMSSPCFDCSQNFSWNSTRPCTCALPFSLEQPFESNVFMYYGLSNFYQNHRRYVKSRDDSQLNGDPTSLMNPSKECEPYARNEKMPIAPCGAIANSMFNDTLELYYIDPNGTRIQIPLMKKGIAWWTDKHVKFRNPGGNPNLTSAFQGTTKPINWRKPVYELDTDAENNGFINEDFIVWMRTAALPTFRKLYRIIQKKNNMTPTLPRGNYTLEVTYNYPVRSFEGRKRVILSTISWMGGKNPFLGIAYITVGSVCFFLGVVLLIIHHKYGSRNNSADISN, from the exons ATGATGGCGTCGAGCTACAACGCGAAGGAGGAAGACGGTCACGTCGCCGTATCTGGTGGTGGGACCATCAAGAATAAAAAGCCCGAAAACACAGCGTTTAAACAACAACGATTACCTGCTTGGCAACCCATTCTGACAGCTGGCACAGTTCTCCCAGCTTTCTTCGTTATCGGTCTCATCTTCATCCCTATTGGGATCGGACTCTACGTCACGTCCAACAACATCAAGGAGTTCGAG ATTGATTATACTGGGACTGACATGTCCAGCCCATGCTTCGACTGCTCCCAGAACTTTAGTTGGAACAGCACAAGACCATGCACCTGTGCATTGCCCTTCTCTCTGGAACAGCCTTTTGAA AGCAATGTCTTTATGTATTATGGCCTGTCCAACTTCTACCAAAATCACCGGCGCTATGTCAAGTCCAGGGATGACAGCCAACTGAATGGAGACCCCACCTCTCTAATG AACCCTAGTAAGGAGTGTGAGCCCTACGCTCGCAATGAAAAAATGCCCATTGCGCCATGTGGTGCCATCGCCAACAGCATGTTTAATG ACACTTTGGAGCTGTATTACATTGACCCTAATGGCACAAGAATCCAAATTCCTCTGATGAAGAAGGGCATCGCTTGGTGGACAGACAAGCATGTGAAGTTCAGGAACCCAGGAGGCAACCCCAACCTCACAAGTGCTTTCCAAG GAACAACCAAGCCGATCAACTGGCGCAAGCCTGTCTATGAGCTGGACACAGACGCTGAAAATAATGGCTTCATCAATGAGGACTTTATTGTGTGGATGCGCACAGCTGCCCTCCCCACCTTCCGTAAGCTGTACCGTATTATCCAGAAGAAGAACAACATGACGCCGACTCTTCCCCGGGGCAACTACACCCTGGAAGTCACCTACA ACTATCCTGTTCGTAGCTTTGAGGGGAGGAAGCGTGTGATCCTGAGCACCATCTCCTGGATGGGGGGCAAGAACCCTTTCCTGGGCATCGCCTACATCACTGTGGGCTCCGTCTGCTTCTTCCTGGGGGTGGTCCTCCTCATCATCCACCACAAATATGGCAGCCGCAACAACAGTGCTGATATCTCTAACTAA
- the LOC121549312 gene encoding cytochrome c oxidase subunit 7A2, mitochondrial: MYRHIQALQQVSRRTLSSSARRQVENKVPHKQKHFQEDNGIPIHLKGGVSDAILYRTTMALTILGSAYVIYELVCAAFPKKKD, encoded by the exons ATGTACCGACACATTCAA GCTCTCCAGCAGGTGTCGCGGCGGACGCTGAGCAGCAGCGCGCGCAGGCAGGTGGAGAACAAGGTCCCACATAAACAGAAGCATTTCCAG GAGGACAATGGGATTCCAATTCATTTGAAAGGGGGCGTCAGCGATGCTATCCTGTACAGAACAACAATGGCACTCACTATTCTAG GATCTGCATATGTCATATATGAACTGGTTTGTGCAGCTTTCCCCAAGAAGAAGGACTGA